A genomic region of Chitinimonas arctica contains the following coding sequences:
- a CDS encoding response regulator transcription factor, with protein sequence MTPLPIYLVDDDAAVRDALGLLLLSHGYTVRAFESGEAFLAALNGDGVVILDVRMPGLSGLDVFDRLRAIDSELIVLFLSGHGDIPMAVQAVKQGAFDFLEKPCSERQLLDKIDDALAVADARRRSRGGQQQADKRLATLSPREREVMQLVLAGKLNKQIGDELNIAVRTVEVHRASVFAKMGVRSALDLAQLLAGRSA encoded by the coding sequence ATGACACCGCTACCTATCTACCTGGTCGATGACGACGCCGCGGTCCGCGACGCCTTGGGACTGCTCTTGCTATCGCATGGCTACACCGTCAGAGCGTTCGAAAGCGGCGAGGCCTTCCTGGCCGCGCTGAACGGCGATGGGGTGGTGATCCTGGATGTGCGCATGCCGGGCCTGAGCGGCCTGGATGTGTTCGACCGCCTACGGGCTATCGATAGCGAACTGATCGTGCTGTTCCTGTCCGGCCATGGCGATATCCCCATGGCGGTCCAGGCAGTCAAGCAAGGCGCCTTCGACTTCCTGGAAAAGCCCTGCAGCGAACGGCAATTGCTGGACAAGATCGACGACGCCCTGGCCGTGGCCGACGCTCGCCGCCGCTCGCGGGGCGGCCAGCAGCAAGCGGACAAGCGCCTGGCCACCCTGTCGCCGCGCGAACGGGAAGTGATGCAGCTGGTATTGGCCGGCAAGCTGAACAAGCAGATAGGCGATGAACTGAATATCGCGGTACGTACCGTCGAAGTCCACCGCGCCAGCGTGTTCGCCAAGATGGGTGTGCGCTCGGCATTGGATCTGGCGCAGTTGTTGGCGGGTCGATCGGCGTGA
- a CDS encoding sensor histidine kinase: MFPRSPSFSAAGGRQLWLLPRLALVLFVAAVIGLLAYVRMSEREEARLVLVSDVLWMEQNLRFQFEQTEERLAAMLESARDGGLGEADFRARARLIAQANPALVGLHISGAVEPLDYGQVLESSQIADMVRLSRATGRPAYTDVLGNNLLAVAISDQGRDLVALMALPKILNQQVPWWFANKYRLTVLDGQGRQIASKSGVSTDDEALSYQLPFDPPGRGMILRITAYRTPTGTVQKGLIAGVVVLAVMVLLSWLRLNRQVQGRLNAEAALREEYAFRTAMEDSLSVGMRARDLDGRIIYVNAAFCRMVGYSATELMGSMPPYPYWNPADIAGHQAQNEAVLAGRAPQGGFESTVRHRNGQLVATRVYTTPLIDATGRQRGWMSSVVDITSQKAAEAREHEQEEKLRQTGRLIAMGEMASTLAHELNQPLMAMSSYASAARNFAGRGEQDMLDSTLNKIAEQAQRAAGVVRRIREFVRKHAPHREECDLNEIARDTLELIDPDARARGVRLVCELAPDMPIIAADRVLLGQVMVNLLRNAIDACAEQAADRREVVFSTGCTADQVGFSVADRGHGIPAEIVERLYEAFFTTKTLGMGIGLNICRSIIEQHHGKLHHHARPDGGTQFHVSLPR; encoded by the coding sequence ATGTTTCCCCGTTCCCCCTCCTTCTCCGCCGCCGGCGGCCGCCAGCTTTGGTTGCTACCTCGTCTTGCCCTGGTCCTGTTCGTGGCCGCGGTGATAGGCTTGCTCGCCTATGTACGGATGAGCGAGCGCGAGGAAGCTCGCCTGGTGCTGGTCAGTGATGTGCTGTGGATGGAACAGAACCTGCGCTTTCAATTCGAACAGACCGAAGAACGGCTGGCCGCCATGCTGGAGTCGGCCCGGGACGGCGGCCTCGGCGAAGCCGATTTCCGCGCCCGCGCCCGCCTGATCGCGCAAGCGAATCCGGCGCTGGTCGGACTACATATAAGCGGTGCGGTTGAGCCGCTGGATTATGGCCAGGTGTTGGAGAGCAGCCAGATCGCCGATATGGTGCGGTTGAGCCGCGCCACCGGCCGTCCCGCCTATACCGATGTACTTGGCAACAACCTGTTGGCCGTAGCGATCAGCGATCAGGGGCGCGATCTGGTCGCGCTGATGGCGCTCCCCAAAATATTGAACCAGCAGGTGCCGTGGTGGTTCGCCAATAAATACCGGCTCACCGTGCTCGACGGGCAAGGACGGCAGATCGCCAGCAAGTCCGGCGTCAGTACCGATGATGAGGCGCTAAGCTATCAATTGCCCTTCGATCCGCCAGGGCGGGGCATGATATTGCGGATTACCGCCTATCGCACGCCGACCGGCACGGTGCAAAAAGGCCTGATCGCCGGGGTGGTGGTGCTGGCCGTCATGGTGCTGCTCAGCTGGCTGCGCCTGAATCGCCAAGTGCAAGGCCGGCTCAACGCCGAAGCGGCGCTGCGCGAAGAATATGCCTTCCGGACCGCCATGGAGGACTCGCTTTCCGTCGGCATGCGCGCCCGTGATCTGGATGGCCGCATTATCTATGTCAATGCCGCCTTCTGCCGCATGGTGGGCTACAGCGCCACCGAACTGATGGGTTCCATGCCACCCTATCCCTATTGGAATCCGGCCGATATCGCCGGCCACCAGGCGCAGAACGAAGCCGTGCTGGCAGGCCGGGCGCCGCAGGGCGGCTTCGAATCGACCGTGCGCCACCGCAATGGCCAGCTGGTGGCGACCCGCGTCTACACCACCCCCTTGATCGACGCCACCGGCCGCCAGCGCGGCTGGATGAGTTCGGTTGTGGACATCACCAGCCAGAAGGCGGCCGAGGCGCGCGAACACGAGCAGGAAGAGAAGCTGCGCCAGACCGGCCGGCTGATCGCCATGGGCGAGATGGCCTCCACCCTGGCACATGAATTGAACCAGCCCTTGATGGCCATGAGCAGCTACGCCAGTGCCGCCCGCAACTTCGCCGGCCGGGGCGAGCAGGATATGCTCGACTCCACCCTCAACAAGATCGCCGAACAGGCACAACGGGCCGCCGGGGTAGTGCGACGCATCCGCGAATTCGTCCGCAAGCATGCGCCGCATCGCGAAGAGTGCGACCTGAACGAAATCGCCCGCGACACCCTGGAATTGATCGACCCCGATGCCCGGGCCCGTGGCGTTCGGCTGGTTTGCGAATTGGCCCCGGACATGCCTATCATCGCCGCCGACCGGGTGCTCTTGGGGCAAGTGATGGTCAATCTATTGCGCAACGCCATCGATGCCTGTGCCGAGCAGGCGGCGGACCGGCGCGAAGTGGTGTTCAGTACCGGCTGCACGGCGGACCAGGTCGGCTTCAGCGTGGCGGATCGCGGTCACGGCATTCCCGCCGAGATCGTGGAACGGCTCTACGAAGCCTTTTTCACCACCAAGACCCTGGGCATGGGCATAGGTTTGAATATCTGCCGCTCCATCATTGAGCAACACCATGGCAAACTCCACCACCATGCCCGCCCCGACGGCGGCACTCAATTTCACGTAAGCCTGCCACGATGA
- a CDS encoding MFS transporter: MYSSTKARLKSVGKPFRALLASDVLMIMSLMVGHVAVPWWIAHEGGAAHLAIYGAMMAMVAFVSMPLLSPLGDRYPKRSLITVGLLMFVGEGLFMAALASLGFYHLGLLIALEAITVVAMSLILPASLSIAADLVEPHRLADAISLQKSAQAAGRLMGPALGGMMLAVSGTAGALWLHTGLVMLASMLAWRIPFIPKHPGKGGADRWWRDIRAGLSATWDVPIERGRIAINFLVMVFYAPGVGMLVPLKVQSLGLSGAWLGACEAALSLGMLGGFLGGSSWLAESLGRYRVVILAIMVEGLALALAGYTRQPLVLVFAFAMIGLGLSVVQLVGQTHRMLAIPEDFRSRMTSVGIMVAQIAGTLGPGIAGVTLLHFPIGPVYIVFGLAVFASAFGYFVIPRYREFLSLDHTAVIGWYGKQYPKAFGRGEVK, from the coding sequence ATGTACAGTAGTACCAAGGCGCGTTTGAAAAGCGTCGGCAAGCCATTTCGCGCGTTGTTGGCCAGCGATGTACTCATGATCATGTCCCTGATGGTGGGACATGTCGCCGTACCCTGGTGGATCGCCCACGAAGGCGGCGCGGCCCACCTGGCCATCTATGGCGCCATGATGGCCATGGTGGCCTTTGTCTCCATGCCGCTGTTGTCGCCCCTGGGCGACCGTTATCCCAAGCGCAGCCTGATTACCGTCGGCCTGCTGATGTTCGTCGGCGAAGGCCTGTTCATGGCGGCCTTGGCCAGCCTGGGCTTCTACCACTTGGGACTATTGATCGCGCTGGAAGCCATTACCGTGGTGGCCATGTCGCTGATATTGCCGGCGTCCCTCAGCATCGCCGCCGACTTGGTGGAGCCGCATCGCCTGGCCGATGCCATCAGCCTGCAGAAAAGTGCCCAGGCTGCCGGCCGCCTGATGGGCCCGGCGCTTGGCGGCATGATGCTGGCCGTATCCGGTACCGCCGGCGCCTTATGGCTGCATACGGGCCTGGTGATGCTGGCCAGCATGCTGGCCTGGCGTATCCCCTTCATCCCCAAGCATCCGGGCAAGGGCGGCGCGGATCGGTGGTGGCGCGATATACGGGCCGGACTGAGCGCCACCTGGGATGTGCCGATCGAGCGCGGGCGCATAGCCATCAACTTCCTGGTCATGGTGTTCTACGCCCCTGGCGTCGGCATGCTGGTGCCGCTCAAGGTGCAATCGCTGGGACTATCCGGCGCTTGGCTGGGCGCCTGCGAGGCGGCCCTGTCGCTGGGCATGCTGGGCGGTTTTCTGGGGGGCTCTTCCTGGTTGGCTGAAAGTCTGGGGCGTTACCGCGTGGTCATTCTCGCCATCATGGTCGAAGGATTGGCCTTGGCGCTGGCAGGCTACACCCGCCAGCCGCTGGTACTGGTATTCGCCTTTGCCATGATCGGCCTGGGCTTGTCGGTGGTGCAACTGGTCGGCCAGACCCACCGCATGCTGGCCATCCCGGAAGATTTCCGCTCCCGCATGACCAGCGTCGGCATCATGGTGGCGCAAATCGCCGGCACCCTTGGGCCGGGCATCGCCGGCGTGACGCTGCTGCACTTTCCGATCGGCCCGGTCTATATCGTATTCGGCCTGGCCGTGTTCGCCTCGGCCTTCGGCTATTTCGTGATACCGCGCTACCGCGAGTTCCTGTCGCTGGACCATACGGCGGTGATTGGCTGGTATGGCAAGCAGTATCCGAAGGCGTTTGGGCGGGGCGAGGTAAAATAG
- a CDS encoding aminotransferase class V-fold PLP-dependent enzyme produces the protein MPVPSAALAPFDLSAVLAGLGEGALREAALTEHLFPLFSQVLARDAREIYLANHSLGRPLDATAAHIAEASQAWFTQLDGAWAPWWQEMAQWRAHTAALVGAPRADCIVPKTSAGQGLRAVLNSYDRPPRVLSSDAEFDSIDHILKQYAAKGRAHLRSANTRADGLVAVDDLIARLDGIDLLVVSQVFFATGQILQDLPRLIAAAHAAGARVLLDVYHGYGVLPLDLAGLQVDYAIAGSYKYLRGGPGVCWLYVSPAMLAAGHTTLDTGWFAKRDPFAYRRPMPPEFSEGGDAWLESTFNPLGFYQARAGLALVAALGVARLRDYSLRQKAILSASLRERGIAVQGEGTDYGAFLTIPHADPMGLAQALKELGINGDARAAGLRLCPDLLNSEAQLHRAAAALATLIA, from the coding sequence ATGCCCGTGCCATCTGCCGCCCTTGCCCCCTTCGACCTTTCCGCTGTGCTTGCCGGCCTGGGGGAGGGCGCATTGCGTGAAGCGGCGCTGACCGAGCACCTCTTTCCCTTGTTCAGCCAGGTGCTGGCACGCGATGCGCGTGAAATCTACCTGGCTAATCACTCGCTGGGCCGGCCCCTGGACGCCACAGCCGCACATATCGCCGAAGCCAGCCAGGCCTGGTTCACCCAGCTTGATGGCGCCTGGGCGCCGTGGTGGCAGGAAATGGCGCAATGGCGCGCCCATACCGCCGCGCTGGTAGGGGCGCCCCGGGCCGACTGCATCGTGCCCAAGACCAGCGCCGGGCAAGGCCTGCGTGCGGTGCTCAACAGCTACGACCGGCCGCCGCGCGTATTGAGCAGCGACGCCGAGTTCGATTCCATCGACCATATCCTCAAGCAGTACGCGGCCAAGGGCAGGGCGCATTTGCGTTCGGCGAACACGCGCGCGGACGGCCTGGTGGCGGTCGACGACCTGATCGCCCGGCTCGACGGGATAGACCTCTTGGTCGTGTCGCAAGTCTTCTTCGCCACCGGGCAAATACTGCAAGACCTGCCCCGGCTGATCGCCGCCGCCCATGCGGCAGGCGCGCGCGTCCTGCTCGATGTCTATCACGGCTACGGCGTGCTGCCCCTCGACCTGGCCGGCTTGCAGGTCGATTACGCCATTGCCGGCAGCTACAAATACCTGCGCGGCGGCCCTGGCGTATGCTGGCTATATGTCTCGCCGGCCATGCTGGCGGCGGGTCATACCACGCTGGATACCGGCTGGTTCGCCAAGCGCGATCCCTTTGCCTATCGTCGGCCCATGCCGCCGGAATTCTCGGAAGGCGGCGACGCCTGGCTGGAATCCACCTTCAATCCGCTCGGCTTCTACCAAGCCAGGGCGGGCCTGGCCCTGGTCGCCGCCCTGGGCGTCGCGCGCCTGCGTGATTATTCCCTGCGGCAGAAGGCCATCCTGTCCGCCAGCCTGCGCGAGCGCGGGATCGCCGTACAAGGCGAGGGAACGGATTACGGCGCCTTCCTGACCATTCCCCATGCCGACCCGATGGGGTTGGCGCAAGCGCTGAAGGAGCTGGGGATCAATGGCGACGCCCGCGCCGCCGGTTTGCGCCTATGTCCCGATCTGCTCAATAGCGAGGCACAGCTCCACCGTGCCGCCGCGGCACTGGCTACCCTGATCGCATAA
- a CDS encoding SMI1/KNR4 family protein encodes MSALEKLIEIGSPPLIKSVPVLGAGIEEMAGLFSGDLLALLGRKNGLYAFESALHIFPAGFQNGVMDISTWNSAELWRSYYQDLADGHLFFAEDIFGFQFSIRNDGIYSFNSESGAAEKIADSIEEWAALVLNDYEFQTGFPFAHEWQLANRPLLAHERLFPKYPFVLGGKYELGNLVSSNAVYGMQFRGYVADQIKDLPEGTRVELVFNPQ; translated from the coding sequence ATGTCAGCACTAGAAAAGCTAATTGAGATAGGCAGCCCACCTCTTATAAAGAGCGTACCGGTGCTGGGGGCAGGCATTGAAGAAATGGCCGGATTATTTTCGGGCGATCTCCTTGCTTTGCTGGGAAGAAAGAATGGGCTCTATGCTTTTGAGTCTGCGTTACATATTTTTCCGGCAGGCTTTCAGAATGGAGTAATGGATATCTCCACCTGGAACTCGGCCGAGCTGTGGCGGAGCTATTACCAAGACTTGGCGGATGGCCATTTATTCTTTGCGGAAGATATTTTTGGATTCCAGTTTTCCATAAGAAATGACGGAATTTATTCTTTTAATTCAGAATCAGGTGCTGCTGAGAAGATCGCAGATTCGATTGAGGAATGGGCGGCACTGGTGTTGAATGACTACGAATTTCAAACCGGATTTCCCTTTGCCCATGAGTGGCAATTGGCAAATCGACCGCTTCTTGCGCACGAGAGGCTTTTCCCAAAATATCCGTTTGTTTTGGGGGGCAAGTATGAGCTTGGAAACCTGGTTAGTTCAAATGCTGTATACGGCATGCAATTTAGGGGCTATGTGGCGGATCAGATAAAGGATCTGCCGGAAGGGACTCGCGTGGAGCTTGTTTTTAACCCGCAATGA
- a CDS encoding DUF4179 domain-containing protein has translation MLKRKLSVALLLSGMLCTVSPAFAGYFSPVWSTKFVFLNFDTASSFDLDLGNPVTDDGKEITEGEDHRDFRTPTWSVGRGAYSYNCHRDQGDLGCKFAAIHVPPATWENGRIRPAQVVIPILFNATMHGGVKKSCYYASYRILMTMNANERRAMDYFLNSSSCRYGRFGAQPSTFYFNLETDKRGYPAVFHNGNTLVWAPSPYGESFPKINNNNLGSLAWNDEMWDNIAQLNPGNSGVCVLPPVARGGGTVTCPADFKNY, from the coding sequence ATGTTGAAGAGAAAATTATCGGTTGCGCTTTTGTTGTCTGGCATGCTTTGCACGGTTTCTCCCGCATTCGCGGGGTATTTTAGTCCGGTATGGTCGACCAAGTTCGTGTTCCTCAATTTCGATACCGCCTCCTCTTTCGATTTGGACCTTGGGAATCCTGTGACGGATGACGGTAAGGAAATTACGGAGGGCGAAGATCACCGCGACTTCAGGACGCCCACCTGGAGCGTGGGGAGAGGTGCTTACTCCTACAATTGCCATCGTGACCAGGGTGACCTCGGCTGTAAATTCGCCGCTATCCATGTGCCGCCCGCAACCTGGGAGAATGGTCGCATCCGGCCGGCGCAGGTGGTAATTCCCATCCTCTTCAACGCGACGATGCACGGGGGGGTGAAAAAGAGCTGCTACTACGCCAGCTATAGAATTCTTATGACGATGAACGCAAATGAACGGCGCGCCATGGATTATTTTCTAAACAGTTCCAGCTGCAGGTATGGCAGGTTCGGCGCCCAGCCGTCAACATTTTATTTCAATCTGGAAACAGACAAGCGCGGATACCCTGCTGTCTTTCACAATGGCAATACCCTGGTTTGGGCGCCTAGCCCCTACGGGGAGTCTTTTCCCAAAATCAATAACAACAATTTAGGCTCGCTCGCCTGGAATGACGAGATGTGGGACAACATTGCGCAGCTTAACCCGGGTAATTCGGGCGTATGTGTTTTACCCCCTGTTGCAAGAGGGGGTGGTACGGTTACTTGCCCGGCCGATTTCAAGAATTATTGA
- a CDS encoding transposase: protein MKPQEFAIKLHAAVVEENTVAYRDLFSNSTIENTSDAYWKRALAFFSSLEPSQREVFFEILRQVAVDTTSNILGVMDGVNSLEGGDVEFQLIANGDEELNGDLQSIFLAEEEKRNIELH, encoded by the coding sequence ATGAAGCCTCAAGAATTTGCAATTAAGCTGCACGCTGCGGTTGTGGAGGAAAATACCGTGGCGTACAGGGATTTGTTTTCGAATTCAACGATAGAAAACACGTCTGATGCATACTGGAAGCGTGCGCTAGCGTTCTTTAGCTCTCTAGAGCCATCGCAACGCGAAGTCTTTTTTGAAATACTCAGGCAGGTCGCTGTTGATACGACATCCAATATTTTAGGGGTAATGGATGGAGTCAACTCGCTAGAGGGCGGGGATGTGGAATTTCAACTTATTGCCAACGGGGATGAAGAATTGAATGGCGATCTGCAGAGTATTTTCTTGGCGGAGGAAGAGAAAAGAAATATCGAATTGCATTAA